Proteins encoded in a region of the Streptomyces sp. NBC_00310 genome:
- a CDS encoding SigE family RNA polymerase sigma factor: MTTPVCTSASKAAAPVTRTLSPSARSTSARPALSSLTNLSYPSFSAYVKARQPVLLRAARSLTANPCDAEDLLQTALAKTYVAWERIEDHRALDGYVRRALLNTRTSQWRKRKVDEFACEELPEPEGAQAADPAEQQALHDAMWRAIMKLPARQRAMVVLRYYEDLSEVQTAEVLGVSVGTVKSAVSRALGKLREDPELEPVR, encoded by the coding sequence ATGACCACACCCGTCTGCACCAGCGCTTCGAAGGCCGCTGCACCAGTGACGCGGACCCTGTCGCCCTCGGCACGATCGACCTCGGCCCGGCCGGCCCTGTCGAGCCTGACGAACCTGTCGTACCCGTCGTTCTCGGCGTACGTGAAGGCCCGCCAGCCGGTGCTGCTGCGGGCCGCCCGCTCGCTCACCGCGAACCCGTGCGACGCCGAGGACCTGCTGCAGACCGCGCTGGCCAAGACGTACGTGGCCTGGGAGCGCATCGAGGACCACCGGGCACTCGACGGCTATGTCCGTCGGGCGCTGCTGAACACCCGGACGTCCCAGTGGCGCAAGCGCAAGGTGGACGAGTTCGCGTGCGAAGAGCTGCCGGAGCCCGAGGGGGCCCAGGCCGCGGACCCGGCCGAGCAGCAGGCGCTGCACGACGCGATGTGGCGGGCGATCATGAAACTGCCGGCGCGCCAGCGGGCCATGGTCGTCCTCAGGTACTACGAGGATCTGAGCGAGGTCCAGACGGCCGAGGTCCTCGGCGTCTCGGTCGGCACGGTGAAGTCGGCGGTGTCCCGGGCGCTCGGCAAGCTGCGCGAGGACCCCGAGCTGGAACCCGTGCGCTAG
- a CDS encoding long-chain fatty acid--CoA ligase, translated as MLSTMQDVPLLISRILTHGQVIHGTSQVITWTGEGEPERRSYAEIGARTAQLAHALREDLGVDGDERVATLMWNNSEHVEAYFAIPSMGAVLHTLNLRLPPEQLAWIVNHAADRVIIANGSLLPLLAPLLPHLKPVEHVVVAGPGDRSLLAGASVQVHEYEDLIAGKPTTYDWPELDERSAAAMCYTSGTTGDPKGVVYSHRSIYLHSMQVNMAQSMGLTDADLSLVVVPQFHVNAWGLPHATFMTGVNMLMPDRFLQPGPLAEMIETQKPTHAAAVPTIWQGLLAELTARPREVSSLTQVTIGGSACPPALMEAFDKLGMHVCHAWGMTETSPLGTIARPPAHVEPDSEEELAYRLTQGRFPASVEARLTGPGGERLPWDGESAGELEVRGPWIAGAYYGGSGAEPVRPDDKFSEDGWLKTGDVGTISPDGFLTLTDRAKDVIKSGGEWISSVELENALMAHPDVAEAAVVAVPDDKWGERPLATVVLKEGSTTDFAALRSFLADEGHIAKWQLPERWTIIESVPKTSVGKFDKKVLRRQYAEGSLDVTQI; from the coding sequence GTGCTGAGCACCATGCAGGACGTACCGCTGTTGATCTCCAGGATCCTGACCCATGGACAGGTCATCCACGGGACGTCGCAGGTGATCACCTGGACCGGTGAGGGTGAGCCCGAACGCCGCTCCTACGCCGAGATCGGCGCCCGCACCGCGCAGCTGGCCCACGCCCTGCGCGAGGACCTCGGAGTCGACGGCGACGAGCGCGTCGCGACTCTCATGTGGAACAACTCGGAGCATGTGGAGGCGTACTTCGCGATCCCCTCCATGGGGGCCGTCCTCCACACCCTCAATCTGCGCCTGCCCCCCGAGCAGCTCGCCTGGATCGTCAACCACGCCGCCGACCGCGTGATCATCGCGAACGGCTCGCTATTGCCCCTCCTCGCGCCGCTCCTCCCGCACCTCAAGCCGGTGGAGCACGTCGTCGTCGCCGGACCCGGCGACCGGTCGCTGCTCGCCGGAGCGAGCGTCCAGGTGCACGAGTACGAGGACCTGATCGCCGGGAAGCCGACCACGTACGACTGGCCCGAGCTGGACGAACGCTCCGCCGCCGCCATGTGTTACACCTCCGGCACCACCGGCGACCCCAAGGGCGTCGTCTACTCCCACCGCTCGATCTATCTGCACTCCATGCAGGTCAACATGGCCCAGTCCATGGGCCTGACGGACGCGGACCTCTCGCTCGTCGTCGTCCCGCAGTTCCATGTCAACGCCTGGGGCCTGCCGCACGCGACCTTCATGACCGGCGTCAACATGCTGATGCCGGACCGGTTTCTGCAGCCCGGCCCGCTCGCCGAGATGATCGAGACGCAGAAGCCGACGCACGCCGCCGCCGTCCCCACCATTTGGCAGGGCCTGCTCGCGGAGCTGACCGCCCGCCCGCGCGAGGTCTCCTCGCTCACCCAGGTGACCATCGGCGGTTCGGCCTGCCCGCCCGCCCTCATGGAGGCCTTCGACAAGCTGGGGATGCACGTCTGCCACGCCTGGGGCATGACGGAGACCTCCCCGCTCGGCACGATCGCCCGGCCGCCGGCCCATGTCGAGCCCGACTCGGAGGAGGAGCTCGCCTACCGCCTCACCCAGGGCCGCTTCCCCGCCTCCGTCGAGGCCCGCCTCACCGGCCCCGGCGGCGAACGCCTCCCCTGGGACGGCGAGTCCGCCGGTGAGCTGGAGGTCCGTGGCCCCTGGATCGCGGGCGCCTACTACGGCGGTTCGGGCGCCGAACCCGTCCGCCCCGACGACAAGTTCAGCGAGGACGGCTGGCTGAAGACGGGCGACGTCGGCACGATCAGCCCCGACGGCTTCCTCACCCTCACCGACCGCGCCAAGGACGTCATCAAGTCCGGCGGCGAGTGGATCTCCTCCGTCGAGCTGGAGAACGCCCTCATGGCTCACCCGGACGTTGCCGAGGCCGCCGTCGTCGCCGTACCGGACGACAAGTGGGGCGAGCGTCCCCTCGCCACGGTCGTGTTGAAGGAGGGGTCCACCACCGACTTCGCCGCCCTGCGTTCCTTCCTCGCCGACGAGGGTCACATCGCCAAGTGGCAGCTGCCCGAGCGCTGGACGATCATCGAGTCGGTGCCGAAGACGAGCGTGGGCAAGTTCGACAAGAAGGTGCTGCGGAGGCAGTACGCGGAGGGCTCGCTGGATGTGACGCAGATCTAG
- a CDS encoding MaoC family dehydratase, with amino-acid sequence MRAEAGQALPPLEIEITRTLVVAGAIASRDYQDVHHDPELARRRGSPDVFMNILTTNGLVGRYVTDHFGPAAVLRKVAIRLGAPNYPGDTMVLTGTVETTAGRTATIKVVGENGIGRHVTGTVTVTLPEADDTLPPPAGSDPALPAGSDPALPTGDVVLPAGGAE; translated from the coding sequence ATGAGGGCCGAGGCCGGACAGGCGCTTCCGCCGCTGGAGATCGAGATCACCCGGACGCTCGTCGTCGCGGGGGCCATCGCCTCGCGCGACTACCAGGACGTGCACCACGATCCGGAGCTGGCCCGGCGGCGCGGGTCTCCGGACGTCTTCATGAACATCCTGACGACGAACGGGCTGGTGGGACGGTACGTCACCGATCATTTCGGTCCGGCCGCCGTCCTGCGCAAGGTGGCGATCCGGCTGGGCGCGCCCAACTACCCGGGCGACACGATGGTGTTGACCGGCACGGTCGAGACGACCGCCGGTCGCACGGCCACGATCAAGGTCGTCGGCGAGAACGGCATCGGCCGGCACGTCACCGGCACGGTCACGGTCACGCTCCCGGAAGCGGACGACACCCTCCCGCCCCCGGCCGGAAGCGACCCCGCCCTCCCGGCAGGAAGCGACCCCGCCCTCCCGACAGGGGATGTCGTCCTCCCGGCAGGGGGTGCCGAATGA
- a CDS encoding lipid-transfer protein, whose protein sequence is MSVRTKDRLGGRAAIVGIGATDFSKDSGRSELRLAVEAVRAALDDAGLAPADVDGMVTFTMDTSPEITVAQAAGIGELSFFSRVHYGGGAACATVQQAALAVATGVAEVVVCYRAFNERSGRRFGSGVRHREPSAEGMALGWTLPFGLLTPASWVAMAAQRYLYAYGLTPEAFGQVAVVDRKYAATNPAAYFHGRPITLDEHAASRWIVEPLRLLDCCQETDGGQALVVTSVERARDLPKPPAVVVAAAQGAGRAQQQMTGFYDSDLTGLPEMGVVARQLRRTSGLGPDDIDVGILYDHFTPFVLMQLEEFGFCGPGEAADFLAEERLPLNTHGGQLGEAYLHGMNGIAEAVRQLRGTAVNQVAGAERVLVTAGTGVPTSGLVLGTDG, encoded by the coding sequence ATGAGCGTGCGAACCAAGGACCGGCTCGGCGGGCGGGCCGCGATCGTCGGTATCGGCGCGACCGACTTCTCCAAGGACTCGGGGCGTAGCGAGCTGCGGCTGGCCGTGGAGGCGGTACGGGCGGCGCTCGACGACGCGGGGCTGGCGCCGGCGGACGTGGACGGGATGGTGACGTTCACGATGGACACGAGCCCGGAGATCACGGTCGCGCAGGCGGCCGGTATCGGCGAGCTGTCCTTCTTCTCCCGTGTCCACTACGGCGGCGGCGCCGCGTGCGCGACCGTGCAGCAGGCGGCGCTCGCGGTCGCGACGGGCGTGGCGGAGGTGGTGGTCTGCTACCGGGCGTTCAACGAGCGCTCGGGGCGGCGGTTCGGGTCGGGCGTACGGCATCGGGAACCCTCGGCGGAGGGCATGGCGCTGGGCTGGACGCTGCCGTTCGGGCTGCTCACGCCCGCCTCGTGGGTGGCGATGGCGGCACAGCGCTACCTGTACGCGTACGGGCTGACCCCCGAGGCGTTCGGGCAGGTGGCCGTGGTGGACCGGAAGTACGCGGCGACGAACCCGGCGGCGTACTTCCACGGCCGTCCCATCACCCTCGACGAGCACGCGGCCTCGCGCTGGATCGTCGAGCCGCTGCGGCTGCTGGACTGCTGCCAGGAGACGGACGGCGGCCAGGCGCTCGTCGTGACGTCCGTGGAGCGCGCGCGGGATCTGCCGAAGCCGCCCGCCGTGGTCGTGGCGGCCGCCCAGGGCGCGGGCCGGGCGCAGCAGCAGATGACCGGCTTCTACGACAGCGACCTCACCGGGCTGCCGGAGATGGGCGTCGTCGCCCGGCAGCTCCGGCGGACCTCGGGGCTCGGTCCCGACGACATCGACGTGGGCATCCTGTACGACCACTTCACGCCGTTCGTGCTGATGCAGCTGGAGGAGTTCGGGTTCTGCGGGCCGGGGGAGGCGGCGGACTTCCTCGCGGAGGAGCGGCTGCCGCTCAACACCCACGGCGGGCAGCTCGGCGAGGCGTATCTGCACGGGATGAACGGCATCGCGGAGGCGGTACGGCAGCTGCGGGGCACCGCCGTGAACCAGGTCGCCGGCGCCGAGCGGGTGCTGGTCACCGCGGGTACGGGGGTGCCGACCTCGGGGTTGGTGCTGGGGACGGACGGGTGA
- a CDS encoding bifunctional DNA primase/polymerase, giving the protein MATTDRQAGTLALAHALSAAERGLAVIPLSRAKLPALRSPHRDDPSPSPSPCHGECGRFGHGVHDASTDPRRIRELFTAAPWATGYGIACGLRPHHLIGIDLDTKSGTDSSTALRELALRHLFTIPETVVVVTPSGGRHLWLTGPPDVVVPNSASRLAPGIDIRGAGGYLVGPGSRTDHGVYSTAPGTAHLPPAPCPPALLRLLLPPPRTSPSQTSGGRGDGHGLVHFVLTAQEGQRNTRLFWAACRAYENGLGPDLTNALVEAAVHTGLTEREARSTIASAARMSGRRA; this is encoded by the coding sequence ATGGCCACCACAGACCGGCAGGCCGGCACCCTGGCTCTGGCCCACGCCCTCTCCGCCGCCGAACGCGGACTGGCGGTGATCCCGCTGTCCCGCGCGAAGCTCCCGGCCCTGCGCTCCCCCCACCGAGACGACCCGTCTCCCTCCCCCTCCCCCTGTCACGGCGAGTGCGGCCGCTTCGGCCACGGCGTCCACGACGCCTCCACCGACCCCCGCCGCATCCGCGAACTCTTCACCGCCGCCCCCTGGGCCACCGGCTATGGCATCGCCTGCGGCCTCCGCCCCCACCATCTGATCGGCATCGACCTCGACACGAAATCCGGCACGGACTCCTCGACGGCCCTGCGCGAGCTCGCGCTCCGCCACCTCTTCACGATCCCCGAGACGGTCGTCGTCGTGACCCCCAGCGGCGGCCGCCACCTCTGGCTCACCGGCCCGCCCGACGTCGTCGTCCCGAACTCGGCGAGCCGCCTCGCCCCCGGCATCGACATCCGCGGCGCCGGCGGCTACCTCGTCGGCCCCGGCTCCCGCACCGACCACGGCGTCTACAGCACGGCCCCCGGCACGGCCCACCTGCCGCCGGCCCCCTGCCCGCCAGCCCTGCTCCGCCTCCTGCTGCCACCGCCGCGCACGAGCCCCTCCCAGACATCCGGCGGCCGGGGCGACGGCCACGGTCTGGTCCACTTCGTCCTGACCGCCCAGGAGGGCCAGCGCAACACCCGCCTCTTCTGGGCGGCTTGCCGCGCGTACGAGAACGGCCTCGGCCCCGACCTCACGAACGCGCTGGTCGAGGCCGCCGTACACACGGGGCTCACGGAACGGGAGGCGAGGTCGACGATCGCTTCGGCGGCACGGATGTCGGGGCGACGGGCGTGA
- a CDS encoding bifunctional MaoC family dehydratase N-terminal/OB-fold nucleic acid binding domain-containing protein, with translation MVEDLSVRLKAYEGRAAVHGGRGKDPVNSPMIRHWCEAMGDTNPAYTGPGAIAPPTMLQVWTMGGLSGHETRAPAYGELLALLDGAGYTSVVATDCEQEYLRALRPGDEITFDSVIESVSERKTTRLGTGYFVTTRMDVRAGEEGDELVGTHRFRILKYAPAGASGNHESREHESREHEPREREPRPQPQERPRRPRPVVNRDNAGFWEGVARHRLLIQRCADCATLRLPWLPGCNACGSPEWDTVEACGEGVVYSYVVMHHPPFPAFDPPYAVGLIELAEGVRMVSNVIGVPYDKVRIGMPVRLEFARCDEELELPVFRVEEEVAPV, from the coding sequence ATGGTCGAGGACCTGTCCGTACGGCTCAAGGCCTACGAGGGGCGCGCGGCCGTCCACGGCGGCCGTGGCAAGGATCCCGTCAACTCGCCCATGATCCGGCACTGGTGCGAGGCCATGGGGGACACCAACCCCGCGTACACCGGACCGGGGGCCATCGCGCCGCCCACCATGCTCCAGGTGTGGACGATGGGCGGGCTGAGCGGGCACGAGACCCGCGCGCCGGCGTACGGCGAACTCCTCGCGCTGCTCGACGGCGCCGGGTACACCTCCGTCGTCGCCACCGACTGCGAGCAGGAGTACCTACGGGCGCTGCGGCCCGGGGACGAGATCACGTTCGACTCGGTCATCGAGTCGGTGTCGGAGCGGAAGACCACCAGACTCGGCACGGGGTACTTCGTGACGACGCGCATGGATGTGCGGGCCGGTGAGGAGGGCGACGAACTCGTCGGCACGCATCGCTTCCGGATACTCAAGTACGCGCCGGCTGGTGCCTCCGGGAATCACGAGTCCCGGGAGCACGAGTCCCGGGAGCACGAGCCCAGGGAGCGAGAGCCCCGGCCCCAACCGCAGGAGCGGCCCCGCCGTCCCCGCCCCGTCGTCAATCGCGACAACGCCGGCTTCTGGGAGGGCGTCGCGCGGCACCGGCTCCTCATCCAGCGCTGCGCCGACTGCGCCACGCTCCGCCTCCCCTGGCTGCCGGGCTGCAACGCGTGCGGTTCGCCCGAGTGGGACACGGTCGAGGCCTGCGGCGAGGGGGTCGTGTACTCGTACGTCGTCATGCATCACCCGCCCTTCCCGGCCTTCGATCCGCCGTACGCCGTCGGGCTGATCGAGCTGGCGGAAGGGGTGCGGATGGTCAGCAACGTGATCGGGGTGCCGTACGACAAGGTGCGGATCGGGATGCCCGTACGGCTCGAATTCGCACGCTGTGACGAGGAGTTGGAGTTGCCGGTGTTCCGCGTGGAGGAGGAGGTGGCGCCGGTATGA